The genomic DNA GGAGTTCCGCGCGCAGACGGGGACCGTAGCATTTGCCGTTTTCAAGGGCAGCCGTTGCCCAGTGTTCTGCGTAACGGCGGTCGTCAATATAACCTTTTTCCCGAAAAGCCGCGAGAGTTGCGTCTGCAATCTGCGGAGAGATGCCGTTGCGGATTAATTTACGCCTGAGCTCAGCCGTGCTGTGATCCCGGCGCGCCAGGATCCGCAGAGCCGATTCACGGGCCTTCGCCTCTTCAGTCATCAAAATTTCTCAATTTTGATCTTGCCGTCTTCCCCGACATTCTCGTCCGGTTTCTCCTCCTTGGTAAACTGGTCCCAGCTGGCATTGGAGGTTGAGGAAATTCCCGAGACCTTGAGAGCGAAGTCATCCGGGTTTGAGGATTGCCGCAGCGCCTCTTCATAGGAGATCAGCTTGCTAGAGTACAGTTTCATCAGAGATTGATCGAATGTCTGCATGCCATAGGAGATAACCCCCTGGGATATCGCCTCCGGAATCTGTTTGGTTTTCATCTCGTCATCGATACATTCCCGAATGCGCGCCGTGCCGAGCAGCACTTCTACTGCCGGCACCCGCCCCTTGCCGTCTGCCCGCGGCACCAAGCGCTGGGAGATGACTCCCTTGATAACGGATGAGAGCTGCGTCCGCACCTGGCGCTGATGGTACGGCGGAAAGACCGAGATGATCCGGTTCACGGTTTCAGCGGCATCGAGGGTATGCAGCGTTGACATCACCAGATGGCCGGTTTCTGCCGCAGACATCGCTGTTTCAATCGTCTCCAGATCTCGCATCTCGCCGACCAGGATCACGTCCGGATCCTGGCGCAGGGCGCTTTTCAGCGCCGAGGCGTAATTGAGGGTATCAAAGCCGACCTCGCGCTGGCTGATGATGCTTTTCTTGTCGCGGTGCAGGAACTCCACCGGGTCTTCAATGGTAATGACATTGGTGGTACGGGTGTCATTGATATAATCGATCATTGCCGCCAGAGTGGACGACTTGCCGCTGCCAGTGGTGCCGGTCACCAAGATCATGCCGCGTTCCTCGGCAGCAATTTTTTTCAGGACCGGCGGCAGATTTAGTGAATCCAGGGTCGGAATGGCGAACGGGATCGAGCGGAACACCATGGCCGTTGAACCCCGCTGGTTGTAGACACTTACCCTGAACCGGCCAAGCCCCGGAATGCCGTGGGCAAGGTCGGTTTCATAATGCTGGGCGAACTGCATCTTCTGCCGTTCGTTCATGATGCTGTTGGCAAGCTCGTTAATTATATCCGGGGTGAGCCGCGGCACATTGGGCATCGGGTGCAACTTGCCGTCAATCCTGACTATGGGGGGCTGCCCGCTCTTAAAATGGATATCGGAACCTCGTGCCTTAACGGCAAGGGTGAGGATCTCGTTCAGGTTCATGGTGCCCCCCTCAAGTGTCGATCAGTGGTAAGGTGAACTGGCTTTAAAGCGCTTAGCGGCTGACCTCTTCCCGTAGTTTGGTTTCGATCTCGGTCATGGTCTCAGGGTGCTCTTTCAGGAAAACCCTGGCGTTTTCACGCCCCTGACCGATCCGTTCCTTGCCGTAGGAGTACCATGCCCCGCTTTTTTCCACGATATTCCGGTCAACCGCCAAGTCAAGCACATCACCTTCCCTGGAGATCCCTTCACCGTAGAGAATGTCGAACTCCACCTCTTTGAACGGTGGCGCCACCTTGTTCTTGACCACTTTGACCCTGGTGCGCGAACCGATGATATCATCACCTTTCTTGAGCGCGGCGATCTTGCGGATATCCATTCTGACCGAGGCGTAAAACTTCAGGGCATTGCCGCCAGTTGTGGTTTCCGGGTTGCCGAACATCACACCGATCTTCATGCGGATCTGGTTGATGAAGATCACGCAGCAGTTGGACTTGCTGATGATACCGGTCAGCTTGCGCAGCGCCTGGGACATCAGCCGGGCCTGGAGCCCCATGTGCGAATCACCCATCTCGCCTTCGATTTCGGCCTTCGGCACCAGGGCGGCAACCGAGTCTATTACCAGGACATCGATCGCTCCACTGCGCACCAGCATCTCTGCTATTTCCAGGGCCTGTTCGCCGGTGTCCGGCTGCGATACCAGCAGGTCGTCGGTCTTAACCCCGAGCTTGCGGGCATAACCGATGTCAAGGGCATGTTCGGCGTCGACAAAAGCGGCGATACCACCGAGTTTCTGGGCCTCGGCGACGATATGCAGCGCTAGGGTTGTTTTCCCGGAAGATTCCGGCCCGAAGACCTCCACGACTCGGCCGCGGGGAACGCCTCCCACCCCAAGGGCGATATCCAGGGAGAGCGCCCCGGTGGATATGGCGGCAACATCCGGCAGTGCTTCATCGTTGCCGAGCCGCATGATGGCCCCTTTGCCGAACTGCTTCTCAATCTGTGTCAATGCAAGCTCAATAGCTTTTTCCCGATCGCTCATGAACGAATCTCCGTTGTCGTTGTCTTAAAAACCGTCAAACACTGGCGGCAGTGTGGGTGATAGCATATAACCCTTCGAGTTTTCAACCCCTCTTTGGTGTAAGAGGACTGTGATCAGTTTAATAGTGGCGGATGTGTCTCCTCTGTCTGGCCGGAGTCGTCACTGCCATGCATGAAAGGGAGTACCGGCTGGAGTTCGGCTTCCTCGGTCGGCAGCAGCACGAAAAACGAGCTTCCCGGCGATTTGTCGGGGTCCTGGTGAGGACTTTCCACCCAGACCATCCCTCCATGGGCCTCTATCATCCCCTTGACGATGGAAAGCCCCAATCCAGGACCTTTGCCCTGGAACTTGGTCTTGCCGCTGGAGTGATGGCGGATGTCGCCGGCCCCATAGAACTTGTCGAAAATATGCAGATGATCGTCTTTGTTGATGCCGATACCGCTGTCCCTGATCTCAACAAGGATGAAACTTGCAGTCCCGGCGTTTTCAAGGAATGCGGCATTGAACTGCGACAGGACTTCTCTTTTGGCCTCAAGCAGTGAACGGTCAACAATATGGGCGGAAATGAAAATATCTCCACCGTCAGAGGAAAACTTGATCGCGTTTTCCAATAGCTGGGAAAAAACCTCTTCCAGATATTCCCGGTCGGCGAAAAAGGAGGGAATGGCTTCGATATGCCCCATGGTCAACCTTTGGCCGCGCTCTCCCAGCACCGGAACAAAATGTTCATTCAGCTCCTTGAGCATATCCTCAAGGTTTATCGGCGCCTTGCTCAGGGAGAAGCTCTTGGACTCAAGCCGGGCAACCTTGAGGAGGTTGGTCACAATGTCATTGAGCCTGGTGCCACCTTCGTGGATGATCGCTATCAGGCGTTCCTCTTCGGGAGACCAGACACCGTTGCTTGCCATCAGGAACTGGGTGCCACCGATGATACTGGTCAGCGGGGTCTTGAATTCATGGGAAACAATCCCCAGGAAATGGGTCTTCATCCGGTCGAGCCGTTCCAGGTCCTTATTGGCCCGCTCCACCAGGGCAAGGTTCATTTTCAGCCGTTTCTGAGAGAGCGCCAGCTGATGGCTGTTCTTTTCCAGCAGGGTATACGAGCGCAGCAGCTCCTCGGTCTTCCAGGAGAGCTCGGCAAAGACCCGGGCATGCTCGATGACCATGCCGATCTGGTTGCCGACAGTATTGAGAAAGCGGATGTCTTCCTGGCTGCAGGAACGGACCGTTTCCGAGAAAATATGCAGAATCCCCACCGCTTTCTGGTTGGCAAAAAGCGGAACCCCTGCCAGAGATTGCCAGCCGTGGTCGCCGGCGGCCAGAACCACCTGGCACGGCCGCTGATGAGCCGCTGGCAGCGAGTGGCAGCAATGCCGTTCCTGGGTAGGGCAGACGCATTGCTCAATGAGCTGAACCATCTCATCGGCCAGATTCCGCTGGATTGCCAGCGGCATCTTGTTGGTAACCCCATCCAGCAGATGAATCATGCCGGCCTCTGCCCCGAATGCCTCCATGGTTTCGGTCAGGATGACATCGAGCACCTTATCCATCTGCAGACTCAGGTTGGCTTTGGCGATGATGCTGTTCAGGATCGACAGCTCCCGGTTGCGTTGCTTGATCTCTTTTTCCGCCCGGCTCTTGAAAGTGATATCGCGCACCGTTACATGGACCACTTCTTCATCATCCAGGTCGATCAGCCGTGCTTCAACCTCGCCAAGAAACTCCTCATCATTCTTCCCCCGGAATGTCAGGGACTCGACCCTGCCTCGCCCCCGGCGCTTGACCCTGCGGACCAAGTCGCTGAAGCGCCGCCGTTCAGAGGTAGGGGTGAGATCCTTGCCGGTCAGGGCAAGCATCTCTTCCTTGCTGTAGCCGAACAGCTCGGTGCCTTTCCGGTTAACCTCCTGGAGCTGGTTGGTTCTGGCATCAAAGACGAACACGGCATTGCCGGCCCCTTCAAGAAGACACTTGTAGCGACGGGCAGTCTTGTCTACTTCCCGTTTCATATCAACCAGCCGCTCCAGGGCGTCGGCCTCTTTTCTTTCAAGTTCGGCGCGCCCGTTCTTGAGCATCAACTGCTGAACCAGCAGGAAACTGGTGATCAAAATAACCGCTGGCCAGAAAATAACTTCGGCACGTTCCCATGCGCCAAGCTCGATTGACAGCACCAGGCCAAAAAGGAGGCCGATCCCTGTGCAAAGGAGTTGAGAGAGCTGATCCATTCTCTTGGGGCTCATACGCTTACCTTTTCCTGTCATGAGAAACGGCAGAGAGGTGGCCCAGGATCCAGTCAACTGCATTGGCGGCTGAGAGCAGGCGAATCTGATGTCGGTCACCGAAAAGGTTGAGCAGCCGGGTGCGGCAACCGCTGCAGTCTGCAAACCCAAGATAAACGGTGCCAACCGGTTTTTCCGGCGTCCCGCCATTCGGTCCGGCTATTCCGGTTACCGCTATGGCGAGATCGCTGCCGGTACAGCGCAGAATCCCTTGGGCCATTGCCGCTGCAACTTCAGCGCTGACAGCGCCGCAGCTTTCGATAAGAGCGGGGGGGACCCCGAGAAAAGCAGACTTGGCAGCATTGGAGTATGCCACGACACCGGCGAGAAAATATTCCGAGCTGCCGGAGATATCGGTCAGCAACTCTGCCAGAAGCCCGCCGGTACACGATTCTGCTGTCGAAATGGTCAATCCCCTGTCTTTCAGCAAAACAGCCAGCTCGCGGATAAGCTCGCCGATGTTGGCAGAGGCAACGGCCAATTTATCCGAAGCCGGAAAAGTCATGGACGTTCCGCTGCTTCGTTTTCAACGAGCCGGTAGACATCGAGCAGCGCCATTCCCCGCTCGATCGCAAGCCGGCGACACTCTTCAAACTCAGGATATACCCGCGATCTGCCGTCAGGCAGCCGCACCCGTTTGACCCGGACCGGTCCGAGCGAGGTACTGCATGATTCCAGGCTCCGCTCAAGAGTTATCCGTTCCACCGGGTAATAACGTACCCCTATGGCAGTGGATTCAGTGAGCACCAGCCGGGCAAGCTCGTCAAGCCTTGTCCGGTCAGCGATTACCGTCAACCTTGTCCCTGGCCGGTTTTTTTTCATCTGGAGCGGGGCGAGCGCCACATCGAGCGCCCCGGCCTCGAAGAGACGATCCATGAGAAATCCGAGGATTTCCGGATTCATATCGTCAAGATGGGTCTCCATCACCAGAATCTGCTCCTGATCCCCGGCAGTTTCTCCCAGGAAGGCCCTCAGCAGATTAGGCCGCTGCTCGCATTTTTTGGTCCCGGCCCCGCAACCGATGGCCGCCATGGTCATTGCCGGCGCCGGGCCGCAAGCCGTTGCCAATGCCGCAACGATTGCCGCGCCGGTCGGGGTCACCCACTCACCCGGTACGCTGTCCGGCGTAACCTGCAGCCCCTTGAACAGCTCTGCCGTTGCCGGAGCCGGTACCGGTAGCCGGCCATGGGCGGTATCGACCCAGCCTGAGCCAAACGGCAGGGGAGAGCTGATGACCGTTGCCACTCCCAGATAATCGAGGCCAATGACAGTACCGACAATATCGACGATCGAATCAATGGCGCCGACTTCGTGAAAGTGAACCTTGTCGAGCGGCACACCGTGGACAGCGGCCTCGGCCTGGGCCAGCCGCAGGAAGATCTTCTGGGACAGCGCCTTTACCGCATCGGTCAACCCGCTGGCAGCTATCAGTCCTTTTATATCACTATAGTGGCGGTGGTGGTGCTGGTCCGGAGCATCTACCACGAAGTGGGTCGCGGTAATACCGAGCCTTGAGGTTTTTTCTAGCGAGATCCGGAAGGAACCGGGAGGGAGACCGAGACGATCAAGCCCGTCCTGCAGGACCTCCAGCGGCAATCCCAGATCCAACAACGCGCCGATGGTCATGTCTCCGGAGATCCCGGCTGCACAATCAAGGTAGAGGGTTTTCATGACGCCCTGTTTATCAGGGATGCGGCATAACCGGCGCCGAACCCGTTGTCGATATTGACGACCGTGACCCCTGAGGCGCAGGAATTCAGCATCCCCAGGAGAGCGGCAATACCGCCGAAAGAGGCGCCATAGCCGACAGAAGTCGGTACCGCAATGACCGGGCGATCCACCAGCCCCCCAACCACGGACGGCAACGCGCCCTCCATCCCTGCCACCACAACCAGCACCGTAGCGGTCTGCAGCAGCT from Geoanaerobacter pelophilus includes the following:
- a CDS encoding regulatory protein RecX codes for the protein MTEEAKARESALRILARRDHSTAELRRKLIRNGISPQIADATLAAFREKGYIDDRRYAEHWATAALENGKCYGPRLRAELRQKGIEPAIADEVISGLTSGANEAETLRMLLRRRFPDFEPLVADVREKRRIFGFLQRRGFSAGAIMAFFKDVSDEE
- a CDS encoding type IV pilus twitching motility protein PilT, translated to MNLNEILTLAVKARGSDIHFKSGQPPIVRIDGKLHPMPNVPRLTPDIINELANSIMNERQKMQFAQHYETDLAHGIPGLGRFRVSVYNQRGSTAMVFRSIPFAIPTLDSLNLPPVLKKIAAEERGMILVTGTTGSGKSSTLAAMIDYINDTRTTNVITIEDPVEFLHRDKKSIISQREVGFDTLNYASALKSALRQDPDVILVGEMRDLETIETAMSAAETGHLVMSTLHTLDAAETVNRIISVFPPYHQRQVRTQLSSVIKGVISQRLVPRADGKGRVPAVEVLLGTARIRECIDDEMKTKQIPEAISQGVISYGMQTFDQSLMKLYSSKLISYEEALRQSSNPDDFALKVSGISSTSNASWDQFTKEEKPDENVGEDGKIKIEKF
- the recA gene encoding recombinase RecA; translation: MSDREKAIELALTQIEKQFGKGAIMRLGNDEALPDVAAISTGALSLDIALGVGGVPRGRVVEVFGPESSGKTTLALHIVAEAQKLGGIAAFVDAEHALDIGYARKLGVKTDDLLVSQPDTGEQALEIAEMLVRSGAIDVLVIDSVAALVPKAEIEGEMGDSHMGLQARLMSQALRKLTGIISKSNCCVIFINQIRMKIGVMFGNPETTTGGNALKFYASVRMDIRKIAALKKGDDIIGSRTRVKVVKNKVAPPFKEVEFDILYGEGISREGDVLDLAVDRNIVEKSGAWYSYGKERIGQGRENARVFLKEHPETMTEIETKLREEVSR
- a CDS encoding sensor histidine kinase, which encodes MSPKRMDQLSQLLCTGIGLLFGLVLSIELGAWERAEVIFWPAVILITSFLLVQQLMLKNGRAELERKEADALERLVDMKREVDKTARRYKCLLEGAGNAVFVFDARTNQLQEVNRKGTELFGYSKEEMLALTGKDLTPTSERRRFSDLVRRVKRRGRGRVESLTFRGKNDEEFLGEVEARLIDLDDEEVVHVTVRDITFKSRAEKEIKQRNRELSILNSIIAKANLSLQMDKVLDVILTETMEAFGAEAGMIHLLDGVTNKMPLAIQRNLADEMVQLIEQCVCPTQERHCCHSLPAAHQRPCQVVLAAGDHGWQSLAGVPLFANQKAVGILHIFSETVRSCSQEDIRFLNTVGNQIGMVIEHARVFAELSWKTEELLRSYTLLEKNSHQLALSQKRLKMNLALVERANKDLERLDRMKTHFLGIVSHEFKTPLTSIIGGTQFLMASNGVWSPEEERLIAIIHEGGTRLNDIVTNLLKVARLESKSFSLSKAPINLEDMLKELNEHFVPVLGERGQRLTMGHIEAIPSFFADREYLEEVFSQLLENAIKFSSDGGDIFISAHIVDRSLLEAKREVLSQFNAAFLENAGTASFILVEIRDSGIGINKDDHLHIFDKFYGAGDIRHHSSGKTKFQGKGPGLGLSIVKGMIEAHGGMVWVESPHQDPDKSPGSSFFVLLPTEEAELQPVLPFMHGSDDSGQTEETHPPLLN
- a CDS encoding CinA family protein, with product MTFPASDKLAVASANIGELIRELAVLLKDRGLTISTAESCTGGLLAELLTDISGSSEYFLAGVVAYSNAAKSAFLGVPPALIESCGAVSAEVAAAMAQGILRCTGSDLAIAVTGIAGPNGGTPEKPVGTVYLGFADCSGCRTRLLNLFGDRHQIRLLSAANAVDWILGHLSAVSHDRKR
- the larC gene encoding nickel pincer cofactor biosynthesis protein LarC, which codes for MKTLYLDCAAGISGDMTIGALLDLGLPLEVLQDGLDRLGLPPGSFRISLEKTSRLGITATHFVVDAPDQHHHRHYSDIKGLIAASGLTDAVKALSQKIFLRLAQAEAAVHGVPLDKVHFHEVGAIDSIVDIVGTVIGLDYLGVATVISSPLPFGSGWVDTAHGRLPVPAPATAELFKGLQVTPDSVPGEWVTPTGAAIVAALATACGPAPAMTMAAIGCGAGTKKCEQRPNLLRAFLGETAGDQEQILVMETHLDDMNPEILGFLMDRLFEAGALDVALAPLQMKKNRPGTRLTVIADRTRLDELARLVLTESTAIGVRYYPVERITLERSLESCSTSLGPVRVKRVRLPDGRSRVYPEFEECRRLAIERGMALLDVYRLVENEAAERP